CGTCGGAGACGGGCTCACCACTCGCCACGTTCTCACCGGGCAGGTCGGCCCGCAGCCAGCGCCGTTCACCGATGATCCTGCGCAGGCGCTCGCGTCACTGCGCCGTCTCGAAGACCTTCAAGCGACCTGGGTGCTGCCGGGGCACGGCGCGCCGTGGAACGGCGGCATCCAGAAAGCAATCGAGGCCGTCATGGCCTCAGCGCCCCTGCAGCCATGACGGCCTCACGCAACTCAGCTCTTGGGAGTCGCGCGCCGCAAGATGTAGAACCCTGCGACGCCGAGCAGCGCAGCCGGAACAAGAATCCAGGCGACGACCCCGGTTGAGCCGACATCTCCGAACCACGCCCACACCGACAACCAGCTCTGGGTGAACGTGATCAGCGCGGCGCCTGCGAGCAGCACGATCGTCAAGCACGCACCCGCCAAGATGAGCCCGTTGGACTTCCAACGCACGAAGACGGTGGCCGCGAACAGGCCGATGGCGAAGCAGATCAAGAAGGTGGCGAACACCGTGAAGATGCGCTGAGCAAGCGGACCCTGCCCGAAGTAGATCGCGGAGAACATGTGACCGCCGAGGCCCCATCCGTTCGTCCAGTCTTCAATGTACGACAGGATGACGTACGTAGCGGTGAACGCCGCAGACTGCACGACGAATGCCAGCGTGGTGCCCAGGTAGTAGTCACGACGCGTGACAGAGAAGCCCAGCGCGAACGGAAACGTCAGGGTCATCGCCTGGATCGCGGCAATCATGAGATACGCGAACAGCCACAGGGTCGAGCCACTGTATTGCGTGCCGTCCAGCGACGCCTCGCCGTTCGACGCGGCAGTGATGATCGCCCAGATGGCGTAATTCACCAGGAAGACAAACGCGATGATGAGCCACGGGATAGCCAGCATGTTCCAGCGGTTGGCGAATTGAAGGCGCACAACGTTCCAGATGCGCCTCGGCGCTCCCGCTACGCCGGTGAGCGGCATCACACCATCCGCTCGTGCTGCGACGATGGTCATTTTGATCCTCCGAATTCAGCGCCCGACCCGTGGGTCCTGCGCACGACGAGTTGCTGCAGTGACACCGGCGCGACCTCGAGGCCGGCTGCGCTTGCCGCCCCGCGTTCTGCCGTGGTGAGCCCGGCTATGGTGACGGATGCGAAACTCCCGACACCCTCCCGATGCAGGACCTCGCGCCTCGCGGTGAACGTGTCGACGTCCGTGCGCGGGCCGATGACGGTCGTGGCAGAATCGCGTAGGCTCTCGGCATCCTGGTCGATGATGATTCTGCCCTTGTCGATGGCGATCACGTGTTCGAGCAGATTCGCGACCTCGTCGATCAGGTGGGTCGACAGCACAACAGTGCGCGGATGCTCAGCGTAGTCTGCAAGAAGACGATCGTAGAAGATCTGCCGGGCAACGGCATCCAGCCCCAGATAGGGCTCGTCGAAGAAGGTGAGCGGCGCGCGGCTCGCGAGCCCCACGATGACGCCGACTGCGGAGAGCTGGCCGCGCGAGAGCTTCTTGATCCTGCGGTTGGTCGGCAGTTCGAATTCGTCCACCAGCGCTGCTGCAAAGTCAGCATCCCAGTTCTTGAAGAACCAGGGCGCGCTTGCGAAGACATGCTTGGGTTTGAAATCGTCCGGATACTTCTGGCTTTCCTTGATGAACGAGATGTTCTGAAGCACGCGCGCATTTTCGGCCGGTCGCTGCCCGAACACCCGCACCTCGCCGTTCGTGGCGAAGTCCTGGCCGCTCAGAAGCTGCATGATGGTGGTCTTGCCGGCGCCGTTGCGGCCGAGAAGCCCGTAGATCTTGTTCTTTTCGACGGTGAAGCTGACGTCATCGATGGCAGTCAGACTCCCGAATCTCTTGGTGAGCCCGGAAACCTCGACGACGGTCGTCGTGTCGGTGATGGTGCGTGTCATGGTGCGACTGTCTCCTTCTGGGTCATGTCTTTCTGGATCATGTCGGCCTGGGTCATATCGGCCTGGGTCATGCCTTTCTGGGTCATGCCTTTCTGGGTCATATCGGCCTGGATCATGTCCTTCTGAATCATGTCTGCGAGCTGGTCAGCGCCGATCCCGAGTTTTGCCGCTTCGAACAGCAGCGGCTGCAGATATTCCTGCCGAAAAGCCGTTGTGCGTTTGGCGATCAACCGTTCGCGCGCTCCGCTCTGGACGAACATGCCGATCCCCCGTCTTTTGTAGAGAATGCCGT
The Rathayibacter sp. SW19 DNA segment above includes these coding regions:
- a CDS encoding ABC transporter ATP-binding protein, translated to MTRTITDTTTVVEVSGLTKRFGSLTAIDDVSFTVEKNKIYGLLGRNGAGKTTIMQLLSGQDFATNGEVRVFGQRPAENARVLQNISFIKESQKYPDDFKPKHVFASAPWFFKNWDADFAAALVDEFELPTNRRIKKLSRGQLSAVGVIVGLASRAPLTFFDEPYLGLDAVARQIFYDRLLADYAEHPRTVVLSTHLIDEVANLLEHVIAIDKGRIIIDQDAESLRDSATTVIGPRTDVDTFTARREVLHREGVGSFASVTIAGLTTAERGAASAAGLEVAPVSLQQLVVRRTHGSGAEFGGSK
- a CDS encoding GntR family transcriptional regulator; amino-acid sequence: MIEEGKPIFVQIAEQIENDIIDGRLAEETQVPSTNEFAVFHRINPATAGKGVNLLVDDGILYKRRGIGMFVQSGARERLIAKRTTAFRQEYLQPLLFEAAKLGIGADQLADMIQKDMIQADMTQKGMTQKGMTQADMTQADMIQKDMTQKETVAP